Proteins encoded by one window of Luteimonas yindakuii:
- the dapD gene encoding 2,3,4,5-tetrahydropyridine-2,6-dicarboxylate N-succinyltransferase: protein MTLPTFNTDPTAVAVLHTTIDSAFERRGTLTPEEVDGAVRPAVEQTLVGLETGELRVAEPDGRGGWTVNEWVKKAVLLYFRINEMAMVEADPAPYWDKVEARFADYDESMFREAGVRVVPGAYVRRGSHVGRDVVLMPSFVNIGAHVGEGTMVDTWATVGSCAQVGRHCHISGGAGIGGVLEPLQASPTIVEDHCFIGARSEVVEGVVVGHHSVIGMGVFLGQSTRIYNRATREISYGYVPPGSVVVAGSLPAEDGSHSLYCAVIVKQVDERTRAKTSVNELLRGLAG from the coding sequence ATGACCCTGCCCACGTTCAACACCGACCCCACCGCCGTGGCGGTCCTGCACACCACCATCGACAGCGCGTTCGAGCGCCGCGGCACGCTGACCCCGGAAGAAGTGGACGGCGCCGTGCGCCCCGCCGTCGAACAGACCCTGGTCGGGCTGGAAACCGGTGAGCTGCGCGTGGCCGAGCCCGACGGACGTGGCGGCTGGACGGTCAACGAGTGGGTGAAGAAAGCGGTGCTGCTGTACTTCCGCATCAACGAGATGGCGATGGTGGAAGCGGATCCGGCGCCGTACTGGGACAAGGTCGAGGCGCGTTTCGCCGACTACGACGAGAGCATGTTCCGCGAGGCCGGCGTGCGCGTGGTGCCGGGCGCGTACGTGCGCCGCGGCAGCCATGTCGGCCGCGACGTGGTGCTGATGCCGAGCTTCGTCAACATCGGCGCGCACGTGGGCGAGGGCACGATGGTCGATACCTGGGCCACCGTCGGTTCCTGTGCGCAGGTCGGAAGGCACTGCCATATCTCCGGCGGCGCCGGCATCGGCGGCGTGCTGGAGCCGCTGCAGGCCTCGCCGACGATCGTCGAGGACCACTGCTTCATCGGCGCGCGCTCGGAAGTGGTCGAGGGCGTGGTCGTCGGCCATCACAGCGTGATCGGCATGGGCGTGTTCCTCGGCCAGTCCACGCGCATCTACAACCGCGCCACCCGTGAGATCAGCTATGGCTACGTGCCGCCGGGCAGCGTCGTCGTTGCCGGCTCGCTGCCGGCCGAGGACGGCAGCCATTCGCTGTATTGCGCGGTGATCGTCAAGCAGGTCGACGAGCGCACCCGTGCCAAGACCAGCGTCAACGAGCTGCTGCGCGGACTGGC